ACTACGCAGTTGACGGGTGGTACATTGAAAGGCCTTCAAGAATTACGTGATACGGTCTTGCCGGATGTGCTCGATATGCTGGATATGCTGTCATCACGCCTGCGTGATGAGGTGAATGCGATTCATAATAATGGGTCAGCATTTCCTGGCCGCGCCAGCTTAACGGGTACACGCCTTGTTAGCAGCGCTGACCAGTATAACTGGACAGGCAGTGTACGCATTGGTGTGCTCAGTGCGAATGGCGAACCTGCGCCAGCAGGCTATTTGGATGAAGCCTATACAGGGGCACGACCGCTCAATCTGGATTTGACATTCCTTGATTCAGGGCAGGGTACGAGTCGTCCCAACATGCAAACGATTATTGATGAAATCAATAATCACTTTCGTGCACCGCCAGTGAAAGCCAAAGTGGGCAATGCGAATAATATTCAGCTTGTCTCAACAACCGACTTTATACCCAATGTTGCTAGCCCGAATTTTCGCTTCGATTTGGATATCGATAACATCTCAAAAACCGATGCCAATATTTTCGTTACGGGATTTACGGTGCTGGATGATACGGCGACCAACATCACCAGCGTAACCACGGGTGCGCCGCAAATTACGCTTAACCCTGTTGGCACCTATACGACCACTGTGGGCACTAATAACGTACAAGTGGCATTCAATAGCACGCCTACGGTTAATGTGGGTGACACTATATATCTCTCGCCACCTGCGGGCGCTGTCAATGGCTTAACGCCTGCACAGTTGACGGGTTATTTCCAAGTAATCAGTGTGGTAGGCAATCAAGTCGAAATTCAGGTGACAGGCGCACCTGCTGGCCCAGGTGGCCCAGTGAGTGATGCGACGGTTTATGCGCAGTCTGCCTATGATACGATTGATGCAGGTGAAAAGCGCCGCACACGTGATTCGGGTGGGCAATTTGCACTCGATCTATCGGGTAATTTTGGCTCGGCCTACTACGATATCACGCTCGATGTTGCGGTGGTCGATGAGCAAGGTGCATTAGTGACCTCTACGATCACTTATCGTGTGAATAACAATCAAACCAATATGCTCAATGATCGCTTTGATAATACGGCGGTGGGCGGCAATGGGCAGCGTGTTATACCGAATAATTCGCAAGAATTTATGAGCGCCATTCTTGTGGATGCTGATGGTATGGAGCTGCCGAAAATTAATGGCCGCTATATTGGTGCAGATACGGGATATTTGAAGTTTGTTGCGCGCGATGGCCTCAGTATTTCGATCGACGAGATGAACTCTAAGCAGCTTGGTGATTTCAATGTCGTGCCGACGACAATGGCCACGAATCGTGGGTTCTCGCACTTTTTTGGATTGAATAATCTATTCAAAGACAATCTGGATTATCGTGAAGCTACAAACCTCAAAAACTCTGCAATTGATTTAGAGGTTGAGGATGCGATTGTCAGTGACCCCAATCTGATTGCTACAGGCAAAATGGTCTTGCAACGCCAGCCAAGTAACCCGAACGATATTCCGCAATATACGTATGTGCGCTATAGCGGTGATAACCAAACAGCCATGGCAATGGCAGCATTCTCAACGAAAGCCGTTGGGTTCGATGCTGCAGGTGGTACTGCCTCATCGACACTTACGGTTGGCGGCTATGTAAGTGAATTGCTCGGCTATGTCGCATCAGAAGCAGTGTCTGCCACGAGCGCATTTGAAAACCAGCAAGTTCTATTCAACGGATTGTCGGAACGTCAGCAGTCAGTCAGTGGCGTGAACCTTGATGAAGAACTTGCAAATACCATTACTTTTCAGAACGCCTACGCAGCGAATGCGCGGGTCATTAGTTTAGTGAATCAGCTGTTCGAAGATTTGATCGGCGCATTTGGATAATAGGAGTCAGTCATGGCAGTTAGTCGGGTAAGTACCCTTTCGTTGTTTAATCGCACACAGCGCGATATCGGCAACACGTTCAGCAATCTTGCTGAGCTGCAAGGACAGCTTTCTAGCGGCTTCAAGTCGGATAATTTTAAAGGACTAAATGGGCAAGTGGAGCAATTCACGCTGCTAGAAGCACGCCTGCGTAAGATTGAGCAATTCAAACAAAATAACGCCGTCACCGAAGCGCGCTTGCGCACGGCCGACCAAGCGCTCGACCAAATGGTGGCAACCGCAGATGATATTGAAAATCTGGTTGTCCTGCGTAGAAGTGCGGCGGGTTTAGAAGGAAACATGGCCTTTGCGCAGCAGTTGGAAGATTTGATGGCACGCCTCACTAATTCGATGAATACCCAATTTGAAGGGCGCTATATTTTTGGCGGAATCGACACGGCAAATCCACCTGTTGAGGAGCCGCTGCCGAATCCTACCGAAGTTGGGGTTCCAGATAAGAATTACTACCTTGGTTCGGACACGAACATCACGTACCGTATTGATGATCGACTTGAAGATGAATTCCCTGCGCGTGCTGATGATGTTGCATTTCAGAATATTATTGCGGGATATCATCTCGCGCTGCAAGCCGATGCAGCCGATGGGGACCAGCAATTGGGCCAAGCCCTCGACTTGATTCAAAGAGGTCAGGAACAGCTAGTTGCGGCGCGTTCGCGCGTGAATACCGCCATTGTAAATATTGACCAAACGGGCGCACGTCTGGACCAGATGCGCGTATATCTCAAAGGTGTGACGGAGCAAGTGTCAAAAACAGATACGGTTGCAGCAGCGACAGAAGTTGCAAACCATGAGGCAGTGCTACAGGCAACGTTTCAGGTATATGCGCGACTGAGCCAGTTGCGATTGTCGGATTACTTATAGGTTGAGTGAAAAAATGAGCGGAATACTTGCAAGCGTGCGTGACTATGGTAAAGTGCAGAAAGCCAGCCTTTTTACTGTGTTACGTCATGCGAAGTATATGACAAAGAATTAAAAAGGGGAGGCGATATGTTGCAAGGAGAAATGGTAATGAAGGGTAGTGGGTCACCGGCAATGCCGCCCATGGCACCAACGGATGCGAAGCCAGAGACGGATGTTATTGACACTCGCTTTGGTAAGGTGACGGTTTATCGCAAAAACCCTATCTTATTCCCGAATGGCATTCTTGGTATGCCAGATCGTAGCGAATTCTGTCTGACGAATTTTCCTTCGCCTAAAATGGCACGTTTCAAAATGCTTCAATCGCTGGAGGATGATGCGCTTTCATTCATCACGCTGCCGATTGATAACAACAATCCAATTTTTGACGCTGCCGATTTAGCGCAAGCAGCACAGGAATTAAATATTCCTGCTGCGGAGCTTACCGTGCTGCTGATTGTATCCGTACATCGTGAATCAAGCGGTGTACGTTTATCAGTGAATGCGCGCGCGCCGTTATTGGTGAATGCGATGAAACGTACGGCTGTTCAGCACGTATTTGCGTCGAGCAAATATAATATCCGCCATATGCTGGCCTTCTAACGCGGTGGCAACGCATTTACAGACAGTGGCGACTCAGAAGTTCAACTGTCTGGGTGATGCGTGTGAGGATACGTGCTGCAAAGGCTGGGGCATGCAGCTTACGAAGGAAACGGTCGATCTCTATCAATCTAAAGCTCCTGAGCTCATGCAAAGCGTGACGAGTGGTGAGGCTGAATTCATCATGCGGCGCGATGAGAAAACCGATTATTGTGTCGAGTTTCAGGCGGGCTGGTGTGGCGTTCACAAGAAGTATGGCAGTGATTATCTGGGGGACGCGTGTCATTTTTTTCCGCGCTCAACCCGCGCGTTGGGTGACATTACCGTGATGACGATGGCGCTTTCATGCCCTGAGTCGACGCGATTGATGCTTACGGAAGATGGTGCCTTTGCCTATCATGAAACGACATTTGAGCGCGTGCCGCACTCACTAAGAAACTATGCACCGCAAGAGCTTTCAGCCGAAGCAGCCTTGAATATTCATGAAATATGCGTGAATGAAATGGGTAATGAAGCTCATAGCGCAGAACGCAATCTGATGCGGCTGAGCGCGATGGTGCGCGGGCTGGAGCCACAGCCAAAAGACCAGTGGGAAGCAGCCGTGCCGTTTTATTTCCGCATGGCAGAAGGGCGAATTCCTGCGGCAGAACTGAAAGCCACTGACCCCTTTATGCTGCTTAACGCATTGCAGGGACTTGTGCATTCTGCGCCTGCATCACCACGCGAGCGCTTGATGAATGTGATTGAGATGACCGCGCGTGCGCTTGGGGTGACGCTCAATTGGGAAAAGCTGATTCTAGATTTGCACCCCGATGGTACGCAGCGTGTAGTGAATATGCAGGCCTGGTGGCGCGAGCATGGTGCGCAGTATCAGCCGATATTGCGGCGTTATCTGCAAGCACAATTGCGCTTGAATCTCTTCCCCTTTGCGGGGCTTGGTAAGACACTTTCAGAACGCGTGACCATTATTGCGGTGCGTTTCGCAACCGTGAAACTAGCACTGATGGCCGCGTGTTTTGAAGCGCAGGGCGCTATTCCTGAAACGGAAGTCGTACGTATCGTGCAAAGCCTTTCACGCTTTCAGGACCACCTTGCGGATTCGCAACTCTCCCTCTCCATCTATGAAGAGACAGGCTGGACACGCGAAGCGCGCCTTAGAGCGCTAGTAGGTGATGTATAAAATTCCTGATGACAAAGCGTCAAAAATATGCCAATGTCACATCTATGGGAGTAGTCTGTGCAGTAGCGCGGATTGTCCAGATGCAGGCACGTAGCCGCAATTTTGATGGGTTCATGTAGTGACCCGAAAAAATTTCGAACTATGTGTGTGCATTGGTTAAGCCATTAACGGTTTCTTAACGAAGATCTGTTATTGGTGAGCTATGTGGTGGGAATCTGTTACTCCAAGAAGGAGTTTCATCTGACCATGTAGTGGGCAAGTAGCCCTAGTAACATTAACGTCCAAGTAGGAGAACATCATGTCTTTGAGTTCCATTAATACTAACATTGCGGCATATTCAGCCCAGCGCAATATTGGCGCTGCGTCGGATAGTGCTGGTGCGTCGATCGCTCGCTTGTCGAGCGGTAACCGCATTGTAAAAGCCTCGGATGACGTGGCGGCCCTTTCAACTGGTACTTCGCTGCGCACCAGCGTGACCACGTTGAAACAAGCGCTGCTCAACACCTCGCAGGGTTCAAGCTTACTGCAGATCGCTGATGGCGCGCTCGGTCAAGTGGTTGACATTCTGCAACGTCAAAAGGCACTTGCGGTACAAGCGGGTTCGGGTTCGCTCAGCGATACGGACCGCTCATTCCTTAACCAAGAGTTCCAAGCCCTCTCAGACGAGATTAACCGTATTGCTACGCAGACTAAGTTTAGCTCGGTCAATCTGCTTAACGGTGCACTCTCTGGTTCAGAAGCTTTCGGTGTCAACACGACTTTGGGTGTTGCGACCAACAACCAAACCGCGGCCAACGCCATTACTATTACGGGTGCTCCAGCGAACGGTGGCACCATCACAGTTAACGGCGTAACGGTTACCTTTACCACTTCGGCGCTTGGTTCAGCCGATGCGGCGGGTAAAGTGGTCGTGGGTGCTGCTGTAGCACAAACGTCTGCTAACCTTGCTAAGTTCCTGAACGAGAACACCGATGCGCGCTTGCAAAACTACCAGTTTATCGCCAACGCGGGGAACGTTGTTGCTGTGTGGGCTGGTGGCACATTGAGTGGTGCTGCTGTGTTGGATGTGGCCGCTGGTACAGCGACCAACCTTACCGTTGGCACGGCTGCCAACCGCACGATTGCGGTGGGTACGACGGCAGATGGTCTGAGCGTGAACAGCACGAAAGCGCTTGGTGCAGTGACTGGTTCAATCTTCGCAACTGGTGGTACAACCGCTGCATTGGCTGGTCCAGCTATCACCACGTTCTTT
This sequence is a window from Alphaproteobacteria bacterium. Protein-coding genes within it:
- the fliW gene encoding flagellar assembly protein FliW yields the protein MKGSGSPAMPPMAPTDAKPETDVIDTRFGKVTVYRKNPILFPNGILGMPDRSEFCLTNFPSPKMARFKMLQSLEDDALSFITLPIDNNNPIFDAADLAQAAQELNIPAAELTVLLIVSVHRESSGVRLSVNARAPLLVNAMKRTAVQHVFASSKYNIRHMLAF
- the flgK gene encoding flagellar hook-associated protein FlgK, with product MSSLGLSMNNALTGLRATQRNIAVLSHNIANVSTPGYSRQIVNQEAQVVGGVGSGVRINDVVRNIDRYLQRSITTQQSSLSRTDVIDEFHDRLQILFGEPGASNSLDEYVSTFFNSLQQLAETPERTSFRTGAVDSAITLASQISELAFQIENLRYEADREIGQAVTAVNDLMSRLDVLNTAISRSYTLGQSTPDLLDQRDIILNDMASYMDITTFFEESGRVSVLTSSGISLVDGTPKRLQYSVQGSAQSFIDDASFNSLSVATLDSNGNLLPNPQTLISAGQSSAVTTQLTGGTLKGLQELRDTVLPDVLDMLDMLSSRLRDEVNAIHNNGSAFPGRASLTGTRLVSSADQYNWTGSVRIGVLSANGEPAPAGYLDEAYTGARPLNLDLTFLDSGQGTSRPNMQTIIDEINNHFRAPPVKAKVGNANNIQLVSTTDFIPNVASPNFRFDLDIDNISKTDANIFVTGFTVLDDTATNITSVTTGAPQITLNPVGTYTTTVGTNNVQVAFNSTPTVNVGDTIYLSPPAGAVNGLTPAQLTGYFQVISVVGNQVEIQVTGAPAGPGGPVSDATVYAQSAYDTIDAGEKRRTRDSGGQFALDLSGNFGSAYYDITLDVAVVDEQGALVTSTITYRVNNNQTNMLNDRFDNTAVGGNGQRVIPNNSQEFMSAILVDADGMELPKINGRYIGADTGYLKFVARDGLSISIDEMNSKQLGDFNVVPTTMATNRGFSHFFGLNNLFKDNLDYREATNLKNSAIDLEVEDAIVSDPNLIATGKMVLQRQPSNPNDIPQYTYVRYSGDNQTAMAMAAFSTKAVGFDAAGGTASSTLTVGGYVSELLGYVASEAVSATSAFENQQVLFNGLSERQQSVSGVNLDEELANTITFQNAYAANARVISLVNQLFEDLIGAFG
- the fliB gene encoding flagellin lysine-N-methylase, which produces MATHLQTVATQKFNCLGDACEDTCCKGWGMQLTKETVDLYQSKAPELMQSVTSGEAEFIMRRDEKTDYCVEFQAGWCGVHKKYGSDYLGDACHFFPRSTRALGDITVMTMALSCPESTRLMLTEDGAFAYHETTFERVPHSLRNYAPQELSAEAALNIHEICVNEMGNEAHSAERNLMRLSAMVRGLEPQPKDQWEAAVPFYFRMAEGRIPAAELKATDPFMLLNALQGLVHSAPASPRERLMNVIEMTARALGVTLNWEKLILDLHPDGTQRVVNMQAWWREHGAQYQPILRRYLQAQLRLNLFPFAGLGKTLSERVTIIAVRFATVKLALMAACFEAQGAIPETEVVRIVQSLSRFQDHLADSQLSLSIYEETGWTREARLRALVGDV